One genomic window of Parabacteroides pacaensis includes the following:
- the rlmN gene encoding 23S rRNA (adenine(2503)-C(2))-methyltransferase RlmN, with the protein MESEIILPKKSLLGMTLEELKEVTAEIALPPYAAKQIADWLYKKKVKTIAEMTNIAIAKRVLLEEKYDIGWAAPVEEMRSVDGTVKYLYEAEGNQFVESVYIPTEERATLCVSSQVGCKMKCLFCMTGKQGFSANLTANKILNQIHSLPESDTLTNVVFMGMGEPLDNEEQLFKVLEILTSSYGYGWSPRRITVSTIGIPKTLKRFLEESECHLAVSLHSPYPEERQSLMPIEKAFPAKEIIELLKKYDFRHQRRLSFEYIMFNNLNDSLQHSEALACLLKGIPCRVNLIRFHAIPGVNLQSSDMDKLIAFRDTLNKRGIICTIRASRGEDIFAACGMLSTAKKQQNS; encoded by the coding sequence ATGGAATCAGAAATTATACTACCTAAAAAGTCATTGTTAGGGATGACTTTAGAGGAACTGAAAGAAGTAACCGCCGAAATAGCTTTACCTCCTTATGCGGCAAAACAAATAGCAGATTGGTTATATAAAAAGAAGGTAAAAACCATAGCTGAAATGACTAATATTGCTATCGCAAAACGTGTTCTATTGGAAGAAAAGTATGATATAGGCTGGGCGGCTCCGGTAGAAGAAATGCGTTCGGTAGACGGAACTGTAAAATATCTGTATGAAGCGGAAGGGAATCAGTTTGTCGAATCTGTTTATATTCCTACTGAAGAACGGGCTACTTTATGTGTATCATCACAAGTGGGATGTAAAATGAAATGTTTGTTTTGTATGACCGGAAAGCAAGGGTTTTCAGCAAATCTTACAGCAAATAAGATTTTGAATCAAATTCATTCTTTGCCGGAATCAGATACATTGACGAATGTTGTATTTATGGGAATGGGCGAGCCGTTAGATAATGAAGAGCAACTATTTAAAGTATTGGAGATACTTACTTCTTCTTACGGCTATGGTTGGAGTCCGCGTCGTATTACAGTTTCTACAATTGGAATTCCGAAAACTTTAAAGCGATTTTTAGAAGAAAGCGAATGTCATCTGGCTGTGAGCCTCCATTCTCCTTATCCGGAAGAAAGACAATCGTTGATGCCGATAGAAAAAGCTTTTCCTGCTAAGGAAATCATAGAACTGTTGAAAAAATATGATTTTAGACATCAACGCAGGCTTTCTTTTGAGTATATAATGTTTAATAATTTGAATGACAGTCTTCAACATAGCGAAGCGCTTGCTTGTTTATTAAAAGGAATTCCTTGCCGGGTGAACTTAATTCGTTTTCATGCGATACCTGGTGTAAATCTGCAAAGTTCGGATATGGATAAATTGATTGCTTTTCGGGATACTTTAAATAAGCGAGGCATCATCTGTACTATTCGGGCATCCAGGGGAGAAGACATTTTTGCTGCATGCGGAATGCTTTCAACAGCTAAAAAACAGCAAAATTCATAA
- a CDS encoding SDR family NAD(P)-dependent oxidoreductase: protein MEKYVLITGGTKGIGKAIAECLGKSGYNLILTYASDKKNAVTVQHELEQHYSIFTKLLQADITQGESVEKINRFLIEENVYLDALIFNAGMTCRSPFEEIKEDDWLQVFYANVHFPVFLMQRIITRMKAGGSIVFTGSLMGIEAHSVSLAYGVTKSAVHALVKNLVKFLVPYQIRVNAVAPGFVDTEWQKNKPEEIRRNIERKVALGRFCDPMELAEVYKLLIENSYLNGEIIVVDGGYSYK from the coding sequence ATGGAGAAGTATGTGTTAATAACAGGAGGAACGAAAGGCATAGGTAAAGCGATTGCTGAATGTTTGGGAAAGTCCGGTTATAATTTAATATTGACTTATGCGTCGGATAAAAAGAATGCAGTAACAGTTCAACACGAGCTGGAACAGCATTATTCTATTTTTACTAAGTTACTCCAAGCGGATATAACCCAAGGAGAATCTGTAGAAAAAATCAATCGATTTCTTATAGAAGAAAACGTATATCTGGATGCTCTTATTTTTAATGCCGGTATGACTTGCCGGAGCCCTTTTGAAGAAATCAAAGAAGATGATTGGTTACAGGTATTTTATGCTAACGTACATTTCCCTGTGTTTCTCATGCAACGTATAATAACACGAATGAAAGCGGGAGGAAGTATTGTATTTACCGGTTCATTAATGGGCATTGAAGCTCATTCGGTTTCTTTAGCCTATGGGGTAACTAAGTCTGCTGTACATGCATTGGTAAAGAATCTAGTGAAATTCCTGGTTCCCTATCAAATCCGGGTAAATGCCGTAGCACCAGGTTTTGTAGATACGGAATGGCAGAAAAACAAACCGGAAGAAATACGAAGAAATATAGAACGAAAAGTGGCTTTGGGTCGTTTTTGTGATCCGATGGAGCTGGCGGAAGTCTATAAACTGTTGATTGAAAACAGTTATTTAAATGGTGAAATAATAGTAGTAGATGGCGGGTATTCCTATAAATAG
- a CDS encoding lysophospholipid acyltransferase family protein, whose translation MKKTVFDIEDLQSMAPMFKGKVGTWFGGKLLDWLSINKVNDLHANNCHLSGYHFTSAILQDIEVSYQVHGAEKLEQLPTGSFITVSNHPIGSIDGIILIDIFARCRPDFAVMVNGILTNIAAMKENFIAVQPDSKKEGANPANVGGVRLSLQRLKEGHPMGFFPAGAISMYNKNSKKVEDLPWAVNITRLIRRGKVPVYPVLFDGLNSSFFYWLGRIDWRIRTLRIPGEVFNKRGHCFHIYIGDPLQPEELAQYPNDQDLADLLRKETYRLKSDGKERNHSL comes from the coding sequence ATGAAAAAGACAGTGTTTGACATCGAAGATTTGCAATCGATGGCTCCTATGTTTAAAGGAAAAGTAGGAACTTGGTTCGGTGGAAAATTATTGGATTGGCTTTCTATAAACAAAGTAAATGATCTGCATGCAAATAATTGTCATCTTTCAGGATATCATTTTACTTCAGCTATTTTACAGGATATAGAGGTGTCTTATCAAGTACATGGAGCGGAAAAGTTAGAACAATTGCCCACTGGTTCTTTTATTACGGTTTCTAATCATCCTATCGGTTCTATCGATGGAATTATATTAATTGATATTTTTGCTCGGTGCCGACCTGACTTTGCTGTAATGGTGAATGGCATTTTGACCAATATCGCAGCAATGAAAGAGAATTTTATCGCTGTCCAACCGGATTCTAAAAAAGAAGGAGCTAATCCGGCTAACGTAGGAGGTGTTCGGTTGTCCTTACAGCGCTTGAAAGAAGGACATCCGATGGGATTCTTTCCGGCGGGAGCAATTTCTATGTATAACAAAAATTCAAAAAAAGTAGAAGATTTGCCTTGGGCAGTCAATATTACCCGTTTAATACGCCGGGGGAAAGTGCCTGTATATCCTGTTTTATTTGATGGATTGAACTCATCTTTTTTTTATTGGTTAGGACGAATCGATTGGCGTATCCGTACTTTACGTATTCCCGGGGAAGTTTTTAACAAGAGAGGACATTGTTTTCATATCTATATCGGTGATCCTTTGCAGCCGGAAGAGTTAGCACAGTATCCTAATGACCAAGATCTCGCCGATCTGTTGCGAAAAGAGACTTACCGATTGAAATCTGACGGGAAAGAACGTAATCATTCTCTATGA
- a CDS encoding sigma-54 interaction domain-containing protein, translating to MKIDVQQVKQRFGIIGNNAALNRAIDVALQVAPTDLSVLITGESGVGKETFPQIIHQNSPRKHGQYIAVNCGAIPEGTIDSELFGHEKGSFTGALADRKGYFEVADGGTIFLDEVGELPTPTQARLLRILETGEFIKVGSSKVQKTNVRIVAATNVNLVEAVRSGKFREDLYYRLSTVPIQVPSLRDRGDDIILLFRKFAGDCAEKYRMPSVRLNDDARNLLLSYRWPGNVRELKNVTERLSVIEETRDITAEVLKQYLPDLAMEKYPVLVKSDHEQKSFNSEREILYQVLFDMRKDVNDLKKLVHDIMGGNVNVPVVPVVPDETSVYAHAAHTHSIPPIHEDIQDTEEYEEEALSLEEVEKEMIRKALERHGGRRKNAAHDLKISERTLYRKIKEYNLE from the coding sequence ATGAAAATTGATGTGCAACAGGTAAAACAACGTTTTGGGATTATAGGAAATAATGCAGCATTGAATAGAGCAATAGATGTCGCTTTGCAGGTCGCGCCCACTGATTTGTCTGTGCTGATTACCGGCGAAAGTGGGGTGGGAAAAGAAACTTTTCCTCAAATCATTCATCAGAACAGTCCGAGAAAACACGGGCAATATATTGCAGTAAACTGTGGCGCTATACCCGAAGGAACGATTGACTCGGAATTATTCGGGCATGAAAAAGGATCATTTACCGGAGCCCTTGCCGATAGAAAAGGTTATTTTGAAGTAGCGGACGGAGGCACTATTTTTTTGGATGAAGTAGGGGAGCTGCCTACTCCTACCCAAGCTCGCCTGCTACGTATCTTGGAAACCGGAGAATTTATTAAAGTAGGTTCTTCTAAAGTGCAAAAGACCAATGTCCGCATTGTTGCTGCAACCAATGTAAATTTAGTAGAAGCTGTGCGGAGCGGAAAATTCAGGGAAGATTTATATTACCGTTTGAGTACAGTCCCTATCCAAGTACCTTCTTTACGGGATAGGGGAGACGATATTATCCTTTTGTTTCGAAAGTTCGCCGGCGATTGTGCCGAAAAATACCGGATGCCGTCTGTCCGGTTGAACGACGATGCCCGGAATTTGCTTCTTTCTTATCGGTGGCCCGGGAATGTGCGCGAACTGAAAAATGTCACCGAAAGGCTTTCTGTCATTGAAGAAACGCGGGATATAACGGCAGAAGTACTAAAACAATATCTTCCGGATCTTGCGATGGAAAAATACCCGGTTTTAGTAAAAAGTGACCACGAACAAAAATCATTTAACAGTGAACGGGAAATTTTATATCAAGTATTATTTGACATGCGCAAGGATGTCAATGATCTTAAAAAGTTGGTACATGATATTATGGGTGGAAATGTTAATGTGCCAGTCGTGCCCGTAGTGCCGGATGAAACGTCTGTATATGCGCATGCCGCCCATACCCATTCCATCCCGCCTATCCATGAGGATATTCAAGATACGGAAGAATATGAAGAAGAAGCTTTATCATTGGAAGAAGTGGAAAAGGAAATGATTCGTAAAGCTTTGGAACGGCACGGGGGACGAAGGAAAAATGCAGCCCACGACTTGAAAATATCAGAACGCACTCTCTATAGAAAAATAAAAGAATATAATTTGGAATAA
- a CDS encoding adenylyltransferase/cytidyltransferase family protein, which produces MFKDKTIVYTSGTFDMFHYNHLRMINYARSLADILIVGVSTDELVSSYKAPPIIPFTERLQIIEALKTPDIVVPQHSLDHTEIVKKLNIDAFVVGDDWFGKYDYLKDLGVQVFYFPYGTGVSSSNLKKTIHDTYEANLQLQQQNKPKSVKQR; this is translated from the coding sequence ATGTTTAAAGATAAAACAATAGTTTATACTTCCGGAACATTTGATATGTTCCATTATAATCATTTGAGAATGATTAATTATGCCCGAAGTCTTGCTGATATTTTAATTGTAGGAGTAAGTACGGACGAACTTGTGTCTTCTTATAAGGCTCCTCCTATTATTCCGTTCACAGAACGCCTTCAGATTATTGAAGCCTTAAAAACTCCGGATATTGTAGTTCCCCAACATTCCCTCGATCATACCGAAATTGTGAAAAAGCTGAATATAGACGCTTTTGTGGTGGGAGATGATTGGTTTGGTAAATATGATTATTTGAAAGATTTAGGAGTGCAGGTTTTCTATTTTCCTTATGGAACGGGAGTTTCTTCATCCAATCTAAAAAAGACGATTCATGATACTTATGAAGCTAACTTGCAACTTCAACAGCAAAATAAGCCTAAGTCTGTTAAACAACGATAA
- a CDS encoding CDP-alcohol phosphatidyltransferase family protein produces the protein MSDIKSEYESSLKSIETENKIDRMFYRPLGFIIAKSLKNTGITPNMVTILSIFVGLGAGILFYFPHHLTFTIYGILCLICANILDCVDGQLARLTGIKSEIGRILDGFAGDLWFFCIYVSFALRLIHEYPQWWYLFFPLAILSGFSHQAQAAMTDYYKTLHLFFVSKETGKEFESYEQVKARCEKMKPGIVKFFTCGYATYTRNQEKFTPKLQQLLQALKNKYHDNIPENLRIAFRKKSRYLMRYIDFLTFNGRTIVLFIIVLTGQVWAYFAYEIIILNGILIYVVKRHEKMCANFLKKMNE, from the coding sequence ATGAGTGATATTAAATCAGAATATGAATCGTCGTTAAAATCAATAGAAACTGAAAATAAAATTGATAGAATGTTCTATCGGCCTCTTGGATTTATCATTGCTAAGTCGTTAAAGAATACAGGCATTACCCCCAATATGGTAACCATCCTTTCTATTTTTGTAGGTCTGGGAGCTGGTATTCTTTTCTATTTCCCTCATCATCTTACCTTTACTATCTATGGAATATTATGCTTGATTTGTGCTAATATTTTAGATTGTGTAGATGGACAATTAGCCAGGTTAACAGGGATAAAGTCTGAGATCGGACGAATTTTAGACGGATTTGCCGGGGACTTATGGTTTTTTTGTATATATGTTTCTTTCGCTCTACGCTTGATACATGAATATCCGCAATGGTGGTATTTATTTTTCCCTTTAGCTATCCTTTCTGGCTTTTCTCATCAAGCGCAAGCCGCTATGACCGATTATTATAAAACGCTCCATCTTTTCTTTGTAAGTAAAGAAACCGGAAAAGAATTCGAATCGTATGAACAAGTAAAGGCACGTTGTGAAAAGATGAAACCGGGAATCGTTAAGTTTTTTACATGTGGATATGCTACTTATACCCGCAATCAAGAAAAATTTACTCCTAAATTACAGCAATTGCTTCAGGCATTAAAAAATAAATATCATGATAATATCCCGGAGAACCTTCGGATAGCATTTCGTAAAAAGAGTAGGTATTTAATGCGTTATATTGATTTTCTTACCTTTAACGGTCGTACAATCGTTTTATTCATTATAGTACTTACCGGACAAGTATGGGCTTATTTTGCTTATGAAATAATTATCCTAAACGGAATATTGATATATGTGGTGAAGAGGCACGAAAAGATGTGTGCTAACTTTCTTAAGAAAATGAATGAATAG
- the secG gene encoding preprotein translocase subunit SecG, whose translation MYVFISIVILIAALLLIGIVLIQNSKGGGLASGFSSSNQIMGVRKTTDFLEKATWTLAGIVVVLSITATAFIPRVQQVQDSELKEQVNNAVTIDPNTVAPDFGTAQPAPAEPGDLPADNTTPAPAETPAQPAQN comes from the coding sequence ATGTACGTATTTATCTCTATTGTCATCCTGATCGCGGCATTACTTCTTATTGGAATTGTCTTGATTCAAAATTCAAAAGGAGGTGGGTTAGCTTCAGGATTTTCTTCCTCTAACCAAATTATGGGTGTTCGTAAAACAACCGACTTTCTGGAAAAAGCTACCTGGACATTGGCTGGAATTGTTGTTGTATTAAGTATTACCGCTACTGCATTTATCCCTAGAGTACAACAAGTTCAAGATTCCGAATTGAAAGAACAAGTGAATAATGCGGTGACTATTGATCCGAATACGGTAGCTCCGGATTTTGGAACAGCTCAGCCTGCACCCGCAGAACCCGGTGATCTTCCGGCAGATAATACTACTCCTGCACCCGCAGAAACTCCTGCACAGCCTGCTCAAAACTAA
- the pdxA gene encoding 4-hydroxythreonine-4-phosphate dehydrogenase PdxA produces the protein MEEQQLIKVGITQGDINGVGYEVILKTFSDGRIAELCTPIIYGSSKIAAYHRKALELPAINMNIINAAEEAGMNRVNIINCVEDDTKVELTKSTPIAGAAAYKALEKAVVDAKRSAIDVLVTAPINKNNIQNDTFHFPGHTEYLEKEFGGPGRKALMILLNKTMRVALVTGHIPVSQIASVLTPELIMTKLRIFNQSLQQDFGIIKPRIAVLSLNPHAGDGGLLGNEEDTIIKPAMEEMDKRGVLSFGPYPADGFFGSGNYEKFDGILAMYHDQGLAPFKALAMEDGVNFTAGLSVVRTSPAHGTAYDIAGQNKASEESFREALYLALDIYRNRRNYREATANPLRKQYFDKGGDNEKLDLTQEDDSPATL, from the coding sequence ATGGAAGAACAACAATTAATTAAGGTGGGGATCACCCAGGGTGATATTAATGGTGTGGGGTACGAAGTGATCTTGAAAACATTTTCAGACGGACGTATAGCCGAGCTTTGTACCCCTATTATTTATGGTTCATCAAAAATTGCAGCTTATCATCGTAAGGCACTTGAACTTCCTGCTATTAATATGAATATTATTAATGCCGCAGAAGAGGCAGGAATGAATAGAGTTAATATTATAAACTGTGTGGAAGACGACACAAAAGTAGAATTGACAAAATCTACTCCTATTGCGGGTGCTGCTGCATACAAAGCTTTGGAAAAGGCCGTAGTGGATGCAAAACGTTCTGCAATAGATGTATTGGTAACTGCTCCTATTAATAAAAATAATATTCAGAATGATACTTTTCATTTTCCGGGACATACGGAATATCTGGAGAAGGAGTTTGGAGGTCCGGGCCGTAAAGCTTTGATGATTTTGTTAAACAAGACGATGAGGGTTGCCTTGGTTACCGGACATATTCCGGTTTCTCAAATTGCATCGGTACTGACACCGGAACTCATTATGACTAAGCTGAGGATATTTAACCAGTCTTTACAGCAAGATTTTGGCATTATAAAACCCCGTATAGCCGTACTTTCTTTAAATCCTCATGCCGGGGATGGTGGTCTTTTAGGTAACGAGGAAGACACTATCATAAAGCCAGCTATGGAGGAAATGGATAAAAGAGGGGTTCTTTCTTTTGGTCCTTATCCGGCAGACGGTTTCTTCGGTTCAGGAAATTATGAAAAGTTTGACGGGATTTTAGCGATGTACCACGACCAAGGCTTGGCACCTTTTAAAGCATTGGCGATGGAAGACGGTGTAAATTTTACTGCCGGACTTTCGGTGGTTCGGACTTCTCCGGCTCACGGAACCGCTTATGATATAGCTGGGCAGAATAAGGCCTCCGAAGAATCATTCCGGGAAGCACTTTATTTGGCACTGGATATATACCGGAACCGGCGCAATTATAGGGAAGCTACAGCTAATCCTCTTAGAAAACAATATTTTGACAAGGGAGGAGATAATGAAAAATTGGATTTGACACAGGAAGATGATAGCCCGGCTACTCTTTAA
- a CDS encoding LptE family protein yields MFHRKTILLISIIGIILTACSISYKFNGASIDYTTTKTITIADFPNQAPLVYPMFATNFTTALQDAYIKQTRLQLVPVNGDLEIEGEITGYDLTPAAVTEDLYASQTKLTITVRVRYSNRNKPEEDFEHTYSAYDQFNNDQQFLDVQSQLEEKITKELVDQIYNATVANW; encoded by the coding sequence ATGTTTCATAGAAAGACAATACTACTTATAAGTATCATCGGTATAATATTAACTGCTTGTTCTATTTCCTATAAATTTAATGGAGCATCTATCGATTATACGACAACGAAAACGATTACTATTGCCGATTTTCCTAACCAGGCTCCATTAGTATATCCTATGTTTGCTACTAATTTTACCACTGCATTGCAAGATGCTTATATAAAGCAAACCCGGCTTCAGTTAGTTCCGGTAAATGGAGACCTTGAAATTGAAGGAGAAATAACTGGCTATGATCTTACGCCGGCCGCCGTTACGGAAGACTTATACGCTTCGCAAACTAAATTGACCATTACTGTGCGCGTACGCTATAGTAATCGGAATAAGCCGGAAGAAGATTTCGAACACACTTATTCTGCCTATGACCAATTTAATAATGACCAGCAATTCCTGGATGTACAAAGTCAACTGGAAGAAAAAATTACGAAGGAATTGGTAGATCAGATTTATAATGCAACCGTTGCTAATTGGTAA
- a CDS encoding lysylphosphatidylglycerol synthase transmembrane domain-containing protein, which yields MSDKTNLVRNVFFVIGIVVILIMIHSIGFDAIYRNLKQTGWWFVAIIGVWVFVYLINALSFHAIIRDGSPESEKISFWRTLKLVISGYAINYTTPVGILGGEPYRILELKPALGVKKATSSVLLYAMMHFVSHLILWLLAVPLLVLTVPSVKLGVEIILWIVLAGSIFLIIWAFKVYKTGLIKRALSIGKQIPFLKKRLRKIEVEKQEQIEELDGLISHLYNNRRKAFFFSLCMETLSRLVGCLEVFFMIYSVGYAINYVQCVIIVAFASLFANLLFFSPMQLGTREGGYAIALKILAIPSGLGIYVSLCTRIRELFWIVVGILIMKYKSLK from the coding sequence ATGTCTGATAAAACTAACTTGGTAAGGAATGTTTTTTTTGTAATCGGAATAGTGGTCATTCTGATTATGATTCATTCTATAGGATTTGATGCGATCTATCGGAATTTGAAACAGACCGGTTGGTGGTTTGTTGCTATTATAGGAGTATGGGTATTTGTTTACCTTATTAATGCACTTTCTTTTCATGCTATTATTCGGGACGGTAGCCCGGAATCGGAAAAAATAAGTTTTTGGCGAACATTGAAATTAGTTATTAGCGGATATGCCATTAATTATACTACGCCGGTTGGAATATTAGGAGGAGAACCTTATCGTATTTTGGAACTGAAACCTGCTTTGGGGGTAAAGAAAGCCACTTCTTCCGTTTTACTTTATGCAATGATGCATTTTGTATCGCATTTAATATTATGGCTGTTGGCCGTACCGCTTTTAGTTTTAACCGTACCCTCTGTCAAATTAGGGGTGGAGATTATTTTATGGATTGTATTAGCCGGTTCTATTTTTTTAATTATATGGGCTTTTAAAGTTTATAAAACAGGACTAATAAAGAGAGCTTTATCCATAGGAAAACAAATTCCTTTTCTGAAGAAAAGACTTCGTAAAATAGAAGTAGAAAAACAAGAACAAATTGAGGAGTTAGATGGTTTAATATCACATCTGTATAATAATCGTAGAAAAGCGTTTTTCTTTTCTTTGTGTATGGAAACGCTTTCCCGGTTAGTGGGATGCCTGGAAGTTTTCTTCATGATTTATTCGGTGGGCTATGCAATTAATTATGTCCAGTGTGTAATTATAGTAGCATTTGCCTCCTTGTTTGCTAATCTGCTTTTTTTCTCACCCATGCAGTTAGGAACACGTGAAGGAGGCTATGCAATCGCTTTGAAAATTCTGGCTATTCCTTCGGGATTAGGCATCTACGTGAGCTTGTGTACTCGTATCCGGGAATTATTTTGGATAGTGGTAGGAATATTAATAATGAAATACAAATCGTTGAAATAA
- a CDS encoding DUF4837 family protein → MKNITLITSLLSILVVIGACTGGSVISNSTGAPGEVIVVMSDKYWDGPAGQTLKEVLKSPVPGLPQVEPALNVSHTDMAHFDGILKVVRNILIVNIDSSQYTKASMTTAKNEWARNQIILKLNAPTVDQFILFVTQHSDAIVNYFVKEELMRTQEYLKKNYSKVSQDKIKEMFGVEMSVPEGMTLYKDTTDFFWTTNNAAKGRRDIVVYSFPYTDKNTFTKEYMIAKRDSVMKANMPGAFPNSYMTTETREEPEYKGINVDGKYVGELRGLWRMEGDKMGGPFVSHAMLDEKNQRVIVAEGFVYAPESNKRNYIRQLEAALYTLKLAEEPKNAEEKK, encoded by the coding sequence ATGAAAAATATTACTTTAATAACCAGTTTATTATCTATCCTTGTTGTGATAGGAGCCTGTACCGGTGGTTCTGTAATTAGTAATTCGACAGGTGCACCGGGTGAAGTAATTGTGGTAATGAGCGATAAATATTGGGACGGACCTGCGGGGCAAACTTTAAAAGAAGTATTGAAAAGTCCTGTTCCCGGTTTACCTCAGGTAGAGCCGGCTCTTAACGTTTCTCATACGGATATGGCTCATTTCGATGGCATATTGAAGGTCGTTCGGAATATTCTTATTGTCAATATTGATTCTTCTCAATATACGAAAGCTAGCATGACTACAGCAAAGAATGAATGGGCACGCAATCAGATTATATTGAAACTGAACGCTCCTACGGTAGACCAATTTATATTGTTCGTTACCCAGCATAGCGATGCTATTGTCAATTACTTCGTGAAAGAAGAATTAATGCGTACCCAGGAATATTTAAAGAAAAATTATAGTAAAGTATCGCAAGACAAAATCAAGGAAATGTTTGGAGTTGAAATGTCTGTTCCGGAAGGCATGACGCTTTATAAAGATACGACAGACTTTTTCTGGACGACAAATAATGCAGCTAAAGGACGTAGGGATATAGTAGTATATTCCTTCCCTTACACAGACAAAAATACTTTCACGAAAGAATATATGATTGCGAAAAGAGATTCCGTAATGAAAGCTAATATGCCGGGAGCTTTTCCGAATTCCTATATGACAACAGAAACCCGTGAGGAGCCGGAATATAAAGGTATTAATGTAGATGGAAAATATGTAGGCGAATTACGAGGGTTATGGAGAATGGAAGGCGATAAAATGGGCGGTCCGTTTGTAAGTCATGCCATGTTGGATGAAAAAAATCAACGCGTAATTGTGGCAGAGGGATTTGTATATGCTCCGGAATCGAATAAACGTAATTATATCCGTCAGCTTGAAGCTGCTCTCTATACATTGAAACTTGCAGAGGAGCCTAAAAATGCGGAAGAGAAAAAGTAA